One genomic segment of Brassica napus cultivar Da-Ae chromosome A3, Da-Ae, whole genome shotgun sequence includes these proteins:
- the LOC106431629 gene encoding uncharacterized protein LOC106431629 has translation MSDGYYSCKKTDDICEDVCGQDGSRAAKAFSRVRCVLRGLDFKTYIIFLTIVPIFILGVYLHGQKLTYFLRPLWESPPKPFQTLPHYYHHNASMETLCSLHGWSHRESPRRVFDAVLFSNEVDMLTIRWKELYPYVTQFVILESNSTFTGLPKPLVFAANREKNFEFVEPRLTYGNIGGRFKRGENPFVEEAYQRIALDQLIGLAGIQEDDLLIMSDVDEIPSAHTINLLRWCDGYPPVLHLQLKNYLYSFEYFVDNKSWRASVHLYKPGKTRYAHFRRGDTLLADSGWHCSFCFRRISEFVFKMKAYSHNDRVRFSHYLNPKRIQDVVCRGTDLFDMLPEEHTFREIIGKLGPIPRSYSAVHLPGHLIEKAESYKYLLPGNCVRDSG, from the exons ATGTCAGATGGGTACTATAGTTGTAAGAAAACAGACGATATCTGCGAAGATGTTTGTGGTCAG GATGGTTCTCGAGCAGCGAAGGCCTTCTCAAGAGTGAGATGCGTACTACGCGGACTCGATTTCAAGACATACATCATCTTCCTCACGATCGTCCCCATCTTCATCCTCGGAGTCTACTTGCACGGACAGAAACTCACCTACTTCTTGAGACCCCTCTGGGAATCACCGCCCAAGCCCTTTCAAACCCTCCCACATTACTACCACCACAACGCCTCCATGGAGACTCTCTGCAGCCTCCACGGGTGGAGCCACCGGGAGTCTCCTCGGCGCGTCTTCGACGCCGTCCTGTTCAGCAACGAGGTCGACATGCTCACCATCCGCTGGAAAGAGCTTTACCCTTACGTCACGCAGTTCGTGATACTAGAATCTAACTCCACCTTCACCGGTTTGCCTAAACCGCTGGTTTTCGCCGCGAACCGAGAGAAGAACTTCGAGTTTGTGGAGCCGAGGCTGACGTATGGGAACATAGGAGGGAGGTTCAAGAGAGGGGAGAACCCTTTTGTTGAAGAGGCTTACCAGAGGATCGCGCTTGATCAGCTGATAGGACTCGCGGGGATTCAAGAAGATGATCTGTTGATAATGTCTGATGTTGATGAGATCCCCAGCGCTCACACCATCAACCTCCTTAGATGGTGCGACGGTTACCCTCCCGTTCTCCATCTCCAGCTCAAGAACTACCTCTACTCTTTCGAGTACTTCGTCGATAACAAGAGCTGGAGAGCTTCTGTTCATCTGTACAAGCCCGGGAAGACACGGTACGCTCATTTTCGACGAGGGGATACTCTATTAGCGGATTCTGGTTGGCATTGCAGTTTCTGTTTCAGGCGTATAAGCGAGTTTGTGTTCAAGATGAAAGCGTATAGCCACAACGATAGGGTGAGATTCTCTCATTATCTTAACCCGAAGAGGATACAGGATGTGGTATGTAGAGGGACTGATTTGTTTGACATGCTTCCTGAAGAGCATACGTTTAGGGAGATCATCGGGAAGCTGGGGCCGATCCCTAGGTCTTACTCGGCTGTTCATCTCCCGGGGCATTTGATTGAGAAAGCTGAGAGTTATAAGTACTTGTTGCCTGGGAACTGCGTTAGAGACAGTGGCTGA
- the LOC106431607 gene encoding surfeit locus protein 2-like isoform X3, with the protein MAAAGEEMTTTVKEGANLLGKPKYKKIENGRFRCVQTGHELLEKDKTVYSESKRCRLGLIDHALSHSKPPLNLFEQDPSSRSKLKCKLTGDTVNKTEEHIWKHINGRRFLNKLEEKERERESGAIPEEGGETVVKENGVKEEKKKNKKKKKKNKKKNKKEEIGEDVVMDELEHENDEDVGGQEELDFWMPPDGERWDFDDGGDRWGSDSEEEDEKNGEEDPIVGEMDEDGNSSLDDCILGEVDEDETLESKKRKPEELSSKKKKKINTTAS; encoded by the exons ATGGCGGCTGCAGGGGAAGAGATGACGACGACGGTTAAGGAAGGCGCCAACCTGTTGGGGAAGCCAAAGTacaagaaaatcgaaaacggGAGATTCAGATGCGTACAAACAGGTCACGAGCTCCTCGAGAAAGACAAGACGGTTTATTCAGAGAGTAAACGGTGCCGTTTAGGGCTTATCGATCATGCTTTATCCCACAGCAAGCCACCACTTAACTTGTTCGAGCAAGACCCGAGCTCTCG TTCGAAACTGAAATGTAAGCTGACGGGTGATACGGTGAACAAGACTGAGGAACATATTTGGAAGCATATCAATGGACGACGCTTCCTCAACAAGttag aggagaaggagagagagagagagtctggTGCTATTCCAGAGGAAGGTGGAGAAACTGTGGTGAAGGAGAATGGAGTgaaggaagaaaagaagaagaataaaaagaagaagaagaagaataagaagaaaaataagaagGAAGAGATTGGAGAGGATGTTGTTATGGATGAACTCGAACATGAGAATGATGAAGATGTTGGAGGGCAGGAGGAGCTTGACTTTTGGATGCCACCAGATGGAGAGAGGTGGGACTTTGATGATGGAGGAGACCGGTGGGGATCAGATTCGGAGGAGGAAGATGAAAagaatggggaagaagatcccATAG TAGGTGAAATGGATGAAGATGGAAATAGTAGCTTGGATGACTGCATACTTGGTGAAGTTGATGAGGATGAAACTCTCGAAAG TAAAAAGAGGAAGCCTGAAGAACTCAgttccaagaagaagaagaagatcaatacAACAGCTTCATAA
- the LOC106443112 gene encoding SUPPRESSOR OF GAMMA RESPONSE 1-like, with protein sequence MKAQLSCFRQEMFESSTIVHKHVTKTMETSLQKKKKKPWKLTLGRTWIVDGPWIVKNVKNVSVSSDLQIEDCGAYIDCPNCGYRNDNRNVLTPWPGLPKGVKFELTDEEVIEHLEAKCGIDGSKPNPFIQDFICSVDDINYTHPENLPGVNKDGTSAFFFNKTVLAYPKGERKRRLITPSVLTDASVRWRKTGKTKPVMVNGVHKGCKKFMVLYKSAKKGLKPEKSKWVMHQYHLGREEAETGEYVVSKIMYQRQQQQGLENTPEASSSLVEKNLNYWDFNMSYGNCMVSDLEDADLGSLPDICSFASEDSLMNCLEWI encoded by the exons ATGAAAGCTCAGCTGTCTTGTTTCCGACAAGAGATGTTTGAATCTAGTACCATAGTTCATAAACATGTTACTAAAACCATGGAAactagtttacaaaaaaaaaaaaaaaaaccatggaAACTAACTCTTGGCAGGACTTGGATTGTGGATGGTCCATGGATTGTGAAGAATGTAAAGAATGTGTCTGTGTCATCAGATCTGCAGATTGAAGACTGCGGAGCATATATAGACTGTCCCAACTGCGGTTACCGGAACGACAACAGAAAT GTACTGACTCCATGGCCAGGCCTTCCTAAAGGTGTAAAGTTCGAGCTAACCGACGAGGAAGTGATCGAGCATTTGGAAGCCAAGTGTGGGATTGATGGGTCAAAACCAAATCCTTTTATTCAAGATTTTATCTGTTCAGTAGATGATATCAATTACACTCACCCTGAAAACCTTCCAG GGGTGAATAAGGATGGAACTAGTGCCTTTTTCTTTAACAAGACGGTGCTTGCATATCCCAAGGGGGAAAGAAAACGGAGACTGATCACACCGTCAGTTCTGACAGATGCGTCTGTACGTTGGCGCAAGACTGGTAAAACCAAACCCGTGATGGTTAATGGAGTCCATAAGGGTTGCAAAAAGTTCATGGTGCTCTACAAGAGCGCGAAGAAGGGACTAAAACCTGAGAAATCTAAATGGGTTATGCACCAGTATCACTTGGGAAGAGAAGAAGCGGAGACTGGTGAATACGTTGTTTCCAAGATCATGTATCAGCGACAGCAACAACAG GGACTGGAGAACACTCCAGAAGCTTCATCGTCTCTTGTAGAGAAGAACCTTAATTACTGGGATTTCAACATGAGTTATGGAAACTGCATGGTTTCAGATTTGGAGGATGCTGATTTAGGGTCTCTCCCTGATATTTGTTCC TTTGCTTCCGAGGACAGCTTAATGAATTGTCTGGAATGGATCTGA
- the LOC106431607 gene encoding ATP-dependent RNA helicase drs1-like isoform X1, with the protein MAAAGEEMTTTVKEGANLLGKPKYKKIENGRFRCVQTGHELLEKDKTVYSESKRCRLGLIDHALSHSKPPLNLFEQDPSSRSKLKCKLTGDTVNKTEEHIWKHINGRRFLNKLEEKERERESGAIPEEGGETVVKENGVKEEKKKNKKKKKKNKKKNKKEEIGEDVVMDELEHENDEDVGGQEELDFWMPPDGERWDFDDGGDRWGSDSEEEDEKNGEEDPIVGEMDEDGNSSLDDCILGEVDEDETLESSKKRKPEELSSKKKKKINTTAS; encoded by the exons ATGGCGGCTGCAGGGGAAGAGATGACGACGACGGTTAAGGAAGGCGCCAACCTGTTGGGGAAGCCAAAGTacaagaaaatcgaaaacggGAGATTCAGATGCGTACAAACAGGTCACGAGCTCCTCGAGAAAGACAAGACGGTTTATTCAGAGAGTAAACGGTGCCGTTTAGGGCTTATCGATCATGCTTTATCCCACAGCAAGCCACCACTTAACTTGTTCGAGCAAGACCCGAGCTCTCG TTCGAAACTGAAATGTAAGCTGACGGGTGATACGGTGAACAAGACTGAGGAACATATTTGGAAGCATATCAATGGACGACGCTTCCTCAACAAGttag aggagaaggagagagagagagagtctggTGCTATTCCAGAGGAAGGTGGAGAAACTGTGGTGAAGGAGAATGGAGTgaaggaagaaaagaagaagaataaaaagaagaagaagaagaataagaagaaaaataagaagGAAGAGATTGGAGAGGATGTTGTTATGGATGAACTCGAACATGAGAATGATGAAGATGTTGGAGGGCAGGAGGAGCTTGACTTTTGGATGCCACCAGATGGAGAGAGGTGGGACTTTGATGATGGAGGAGACCGGTGGGGATCAGATTCGGAGGAGGAAGATGAAAagaatggggaagaagatcccATAG TAGGTGAAATGGATGAAGATGGAAATAGTAGCTTGGATGACTGCATACTTGGTGAAGTTGATGAGGATGAAACTCTCGAAAG CAGTAAAAAGAGGAAGCCTGAAGAACTCAgttccaagaagaagaagaagatcaatacAACAGCTTCATAA
- the LOC106431598 gene encoding probable methyltransferase PMT9 → MKPSRSERVRATPPKLFTYVLVGFIALLGLTCLYYGSSFAPGSRKSDEFDGSSPARAGFASNRDGESRVEVPRSIPICDSKHSDLIPCLDRDLYHQLKLRLNLSLMEHYEHHCPPPERRFNCRVPPPAGYKIPLKWPVSRDEVWKANIPHTHLAQEKSDQNWMVVNGDKINFPGGGTHFHYGADKYIVSLAQMLKFPGDKLNNGGSIRNVLDIGCGVASFGAYLLSHDIIAMSLAPNDVHQNQIQFALERGIPSTLGVLGTKRLPYPSRSFELAHCSRCRIDWLQRDGILLLELDRLLRPGGYFVYSSPEAYAHDPENRKIGTAMHDLFRRMCWRVVAKRDQSVIWGKPISNSCYLKRGSGVQPPLCPSGDDPDATWNVSMKACITPYSVRMHKERWSGLVPWPRRLTAPPPRLEEIGVTPEQFREDTETWRHRVMEYWKLLKPMVQKNSIRNVMDMSSNLGGFAAALNDKDVWVMNVIPVQSQPRMKIIYDRGLIGATHDWCEAFDTYPRTFDLIHAWNTFTETEARGCSIEDLLIEMDRILRPEGFVIIRDTSENISYIKKYLTLLKWDKWMTETTPKGDSLSAAKDERVLIARKKLWSVAAISEL, encoded by the exons ATGAAGCCCTCCAGGAGCGAGCGAGTCCGCGCGACTCCTCCGAAGCTCTTCACCTACGTCCTCGTCGGCTTCATCGCTCTTCTCGGCTTGACTTGCCTCTACTATGGCTCTTCCTTCGCTCCCGGATCCAGAAAGTCCGACGAGTTCGACGGATCTAGCCCCGCTCGCGCCGGATTCGCGAGCAATCGAGATGGAGAGAGCCGCGTCGAAGTTCCCAGAAGCATTCCG ATATGTGATTCGAAACACTCGGATCTTATACCGTGTTTGGATAGAGATCTTTATCACCAGCTGAAACTGAGACTCAACTTATCGTTAATGGAGCACTATGAACATCACTGCCCTCCTCCGGAACGTCGTTTCAATTGCCGTGTTCCGCCTCCAGCTGGTTATAAG ATCCCGTTGAAGTGGCCTGTTAGTAGAGACGAGGTGTGGAAGGCAAACATTCCGCATACACACCTTGCGCAAGAGAAATCTGATCAGAATTGGATGGTTGTAAATGGTGATAAGATCAATTTTCCCGGGGGAGGAACGCATTTCCACTACGGAGCTGACAAGTACATAGTTTCCCTTGCTCAG ATGCTGAAATTCCCTGGTGACAAACTCAACAATGGAGGAAGCATTCGAAATGTTCTTGATATTGGCTGCGGGGTAGCTAGCTTCGGAGCTTATCTTCTCTCACACGACATCATAGCCATGTCTCTTGCTCCTAATGATGTCCACCAGAACCAGATCCAGTTTGCTCTAGAACGAGGGATCCCATCAACACTTGGTGTTCTTGGGACTAAGCGGCTTCCATACCCAAGCAGATCATTTGAACTTGCTCACTGCTCTCGATGTCGGATAGATTGGCTTCAAAGAGATGGGATCTTGTTGCTGGAACTTGATAGGCTGCTCAGACCTGGCGGTTACTTTGTATACTCGTCCCCTGAAGCTTACGCACACGACCCAGAAAACAGAAAGATTGGGACTGCGATGCATGATCTTTTCAGGAGAATGTGTTGGAGGGTTGTGGCCAAACGAGACCAATCTGTTATATGGGGAAAACCGATATCCAACAGCTGTTACTTGAAGAGGGGTTCAGGTGTCCAACCTCCGCTTTGTCCTTCTGGAGATGACCCAGATGCAACTTGGAACGTTTCCATGAAAGCTTGCATAACACCGTACTCAGTGA GGATGCATAAAGAAAGATGGAGTGGGCTTGTTCCCTGGCCACGGAGACTGACAGCTCCTCCACCACGTCTTGAAGAAATCGGTGTCACACCCGAGCAATTCCGTGAAGATACG GAAACATGGCGGCATAGAGTGATGGAATACTGGAAGCTGCTTAAACCAATGGTGCAAAAGAACTCTATTAGAAACGTGATGGACATGAGCTCAAACCTCGGCGGTTTTGCAGCTGCTCTAAACGATAAAGATGTATGGGTAATGAACGTCATACCCGTACAATCCCAACCGAGAATGAAGATCATCTACGACCGTGGCCTTATCGGAGCCACTCATGATTG GTGTGAAGCCTTTGACACATACCCACGAACATTTGACCTTATCCACGCGTGGAACACATTCACAGAAACCGAAGCACGTGGATGCAGCATCGAGGACCTGCTTATCGAGATGGACAGGATACTACGCCCAGAAGGGTTTGTCATAATTCGTGACACATCAGAGAATATTAGCTACATCAAGAAGTATCTGACATTGTTGAAATGGGACAAATGGATGACAGAGACTACTCCAAAGGGTGACTCTCTGTCGGCGGCCAAAGACGAGAGAGTTTTGATAGCCAGAAAGAAACTTTGGAGCGTGGCGGCCATTTCAGAGTTGTGA
- the LOC106431607 gene encoding surfeit locus protein 2-like isoform X2, with the protein MAAAGEEMTTTVKEGANLLGKPKYKKIENGRFRCVQTGHELLEKDKTVYSESKRCRLGLIDHALSHSKPPLNLFEQDPSSRSKLKCKLTGDTVNKTEEHIWKHINGRRFLNKLEEKERERESGAIPEEGGETVVKENGVKEEKKKNKKKKKKNKKKNKKEEIGEDVVMDELEHENDEDVGGQEELDFWMPPDGERWDFDDGGDRWGSDSEEEDEKNGEEDPIGEMDEDGNSSLDDCILGEVDEDETLESSKKRKPEELSSKKKKKINTTAS; encoded by the exons ATGGCGGCTGCAGGGGAAGAGATGACGACGACGGTTAAGGAAGGCGCCAACCTGTTGGGGAAGCCAAAGTacaagaaaatcgaaaacggGAGATTCAGATGCGTACAAACAGGTCACGAGCTCCTCGAGAAAGACAAGACGGTTTATTCAGAGAGTAAACGGTGCCGTTTAGGGCTTATCGATCATGCTTTATCCCACAGCAAGCCACCACTTAACTTGTTCGAGCAAGACCCGAGCTCTCG TTCGAAACTGAAATGTAAGCTGACGGGTGATACGGTGAACAAGACTGAGGAACATATTTGGAAGCATATCAATGGACGACGCTTCCTCAACAAGttag aggagaaggagagagagagagagtctggTGCTATTCCAGAGGAAGGTGGAGAAACTGTGGTGAAGGAGAATGGAGTgaaggaagaaaagaagaagaataaaaagaagaagaagaagaataagaagaaaaataagaagGAAGAGATTGGAGAGGATGTTGTTATGGATGAACTCGAACATGAGAATGATGAAGATGTTGGAGGGCAGGAGGAGCTTGACTTTTGGATGCCACCAGATGGAGAGAGGTGGGACTTTGATGATGGAGGAGACCGGTGGGGATCAGATTCGGAGGAGGAAGATGAAAagaatggggaagaagatcccATAG GTGAAATGGATGAAGATGGAAATAGTAGCTTGGATGACTGCATACTTGGTGAAGTTGATGAGGATGAAACTCTCGAAAG CAGTAAAAAGAGGAAGCCTGAAGAACTCAgttccaagaagaagaagaagatcaatacAACAGCTTCATAA
- the LOC106431607 gene encoding surfeit locus protein 2-like isoform X4 → MAAAGEEMTTTVKEGANLLGKPKYKKIENGRFRCVQTGHELLEKDKTVYSESKRCRLGLIDHALSHSKPPLNLFEQDPSSRSKLKCKLTGDTVNKTEEHIWKHINGRRFLNKLEEKERERESGAIPEEGGETVVKENGVKEEKKKNKKKKKKNKKKNKKEEIGEDVVMDELEHENDEDVGGQEELDFWMPPDGERWDFDDGGDRWGSDSEEEDEKNGEEDPIGEMDEDGNSSLDDCILGEVDEDETLESKKRKPEELSSKKKKKINTTAS, encoded by the exons ATGGCGGCTGCAGGGGAAGAGATGACGACGACGGTTAAGGAAGGCGCCAACCTGTTGGGGAAGCCAAAGTacaagaaaatcgaaaacggGAGATTCAGATGCGTACAAACAGGTCACGAGCTCCTCGAGAAAGACAAGACGGTTTATTCAGAGAGTAAACGGTGCCGTTTAGGGCTTATCGATCATGCTTTATCCCACAGCAAGCCACCACTTAACTTGTTCGAGCAAGACCCGAGCTCTCG TTCGAAACTGAAATGTAAGCTGACGGGTGATACGGTGAACAAGACTGAGGAACATATTTGGAAGCATATCAATGGACGACGCTTCCTCAACAAGttag aggagaaggagagagagagagagtctggTGCTATTCCAGAGGAAGGTGGAGAAACTGTGGTGAAGGAGAATGGAGTgaaggaagaaaagaagaagaataaaaagaagaagaagaagaataagaagaaaaataagaagGAAGAGATTGGAGAGGATGTTGTTATGGATGAACTCGAACATGAGAATGATGAAGATGTTGGAGGGCAGGAGGAGCTTGACTTTTGGATGCCACCAGATGGAGAGAGGTGGGACTTTGATGATGGAGGAGACCGGTGGGGATCAGATTCGGAGGAGGAAGATGAAAagaatggggaagaagatcccATAG GTGAAATGGATGAAGATGGAAATAGTAGCTTGGATGACTGCATACTTGGTGAAGTTGATGAGGATGAAACTCTCGAAAG TAAAAAGAGGAAGCCTGAAGAACTCAgttccaagaagaagaagaagatcaatacAACAGCTTCATAA